A genomic region of Longimicrobiales bacterium contains the following coding sequences:
- a CDS encoding NAD(+)/NADH kinase, translating to MTKGGSHPPGESRPGRFSGSVRRLGVVYREHTPDVLGIVDRLKVWAAARDISVDVETEAGHGLGTTLDLIENPVDLVVALGGDGTFLRASRLAVGTDIPVVGVNLGRLGFLTAIPDVHLEEGLEKVVSGDAVIEHRFRLHARIEMEGVITGEKFYALNDVVVHTTGAARVTPLTLSIGAAASRVDEDEYDLDGMEDVGSFAADGVIISTPTGSTAYSMSAGGPIIVPEVEAIVVTPICPHSLAVRPLVVPAHATLRVGSLDPGGDHQVTVDGRVVYKLDPGQQVIVSRESRPMSLVRLPEQTFFNTMRRKLNWAARPPERT from the coding sequence ATGACGAAAGGAGGCAGCCACCCACCAGGCGAGTCTCGGCCCGGCAGATTTTCTGGGTCGGTGCGACGTCTGGGTGTCGTCTACCGTGAGCACACTCCGGACGTCCTGGGAATCGTCGATCGCCTCAAGGTCTGGGCGGCCGCTCGAGACATTTCGGTCGACGTAGAGACGGAGGCTGGGCACGGACTGGGGACGACACTCGATCTGATCGAGAACCCCGTCGACCTGGTCGTAGCATTGGGTGGCGACGGCACGTTCCTGCGGGCCAGCCGACTGGCCGTCGGGACGGATATCCCAGTCGTCGGGGTGAATCTGGGTCGTCTGGGCTTCCTCACCGCGATTCCCGACGTCCATCTCGAAGAGGGACTGGAAAAGGTCGTTTCCGGAGATGCGGTCATCGAGCATCGATTCCGTCTTCATGCTCGGATCGAGATGGAAGGTGTAATCACAGGCGAGAAATTCTACGCACTCAACGACGTCGTCGTGCATACCACGGGCGCAGCCCGTGTGACGCCACTCACTTTGTCTATTGGTGCCGCTGCGTCTCGCGTGGACGAGGACGAGTACGACCTCGATGGCATGGAAGATGTTGGGAGTTTCGCTGCAGACGGCGTGATCATATCAACCCCGACAGGCTCTACCGCCTACTCCATGTCCGCTGGGGGACCGATCATCGTCCCTGAGGTCGAGGCAATCGTTGTCACTCCGATCTGTCCGCACTCGCTGGCCGTCCGGCCGCTGGTGGTGCCGGCTCACGCAACGCTCCGCGTGGGGTCGCTCGACCCCGGTGGCGATCATCAGGTCACCGTCGACGGACGGGTCGTGTACAAGCTGGATCCCGGGCAGCAGGTCATCGTGAGTCGCGAATCTCGACCGATGTCGTTGGTGCGTCTGCCCGAACAGACGTTCTTCAATACGATGCGGCGCAAGCTCAATTGGGCTGCACGCCCACCTGAGCGGACCTAG
- the recN gene encoding DNA repair protein RecN — protein MLVELRIRDYAVVEDLTLQLGPGLNALTGETGAGKSIIVGALSLLLGERASSDVVRVGAERATVEAVFEVGELPTVKRLVDDHGFRLEDDLLILRREVASEGRNRAWVCGSPATAGVVGALGTALVDLHGQHEHQTLLRSRDQRAILDAYGGSYELARAVSQGYTGLQALRTALEAREERRREIESRADFLRFQLDEIDEAGLGPGEDQRLENEAGRHQHSEELARGARSVHSKLYDGEKAISDHLAEVRQQLERLSEFDLGLREEVERLTEAAVIVDDVGQRMGDYSTSVDHDPERLDEIRSRLDYIFRLKRKYGPELADILANAQRVRTELADLDDADHDLGRIRAQMESAAFELGRVAAELSAARRAAAERLGEAMATVLPELGLSGAAFVVGLSSHESVSAGGAESVEFRVAPNEGFDPMPLSRIASGGELSRIMLALKSILATVDRVPVLIFDEIDSGVGGVVATSVAAKLAEVAGRHQVFVVTHLPQVASRAHSHLLVEKEAGQGVTTTMVRTLCGDDRVEEVARMLGGDPESRASRDHARELLEAAGHGAA, from the coding sequence ATGCTCGTTGAACTCCGCATCCGTGACTACGCCGTGGTCGAGGACCTCACCCTCCAACTAGGGCCGGGCCTCAATGCTTTGACTGGAGAGACCGGGGCGGGCAAATCGATCATTGTTGGTGCGTTGTCTCTGTTGCTCGGTGAACGCGCCTCCTCCGATGTGGTCCGGGTCGGTGCTGAGCGGGCCACGGTGGAAGCAGTCTTCGAAGTCGGCGAGCTACCCACAGTGAAGCGATTGGTCGATGACCATGGCTTTCGGCTCGAGGATGACCTCCTCATTCTCCGGCGCGAGGTCGCGTCGGAAGGCAGGAACCGGGCTTGGGTCTGCGGATCCCCGGCCACCGCAGGTGTGGTCGGTGCTTTAGGCACTGCGCTGGTTGACCTCCACGGGCAGCATGAGCATCAGACGCTGCTGCGTTCCCGAGACCAGCGAGCCATCCTTGATGCCTACGGTGGCTCTTATGAACTGGCACGTGCAGTGTCTCAAGGCTACACAGGTCTTCAGGCCCTCCGGACGGCGCTCGAGGCCCGTGAGGAGCGGCGCAGGGAGATTGAAAGTCGAGCTGATTTTCTCCGTTTTCAGCTGGATGAGATCGACGAGGCCGGACTCGGGCCGGGCGAGGACCAACGGTTGGAGAATGAAGCCGGTCGTCACCAGCACAGCGAAGAGCTCGCGAGGGGGGCCCGGTCCGTTCACAGCAAGTTGTACGATGGCGAGAAAGCGATCTCCGATCATCTGGCGGAGGTGCGGCAGCAACTCGAGCGGCTGTCGGAGTTCGACCTTGGGTTGCGGGAGGAGGTCGAGCGCTTGACTGAGGCCGCGGTCATCGTCGATGACGTCGGCCAGAGGATGGGAGATTACTCGACGTCGGTTGACCATGATCCCGAACGCTTGGACGAGATCCGATCCCGGCTGGATTACATCTTCCGATTGAAACGGAAGTACGGTCCGGAACTCGCCGATATACTTGCGAATGCACAGCGTGTTCGCACGGAGCTGGCGGACCTTGATGACGCGGACCATGACCTCGGTCGTATACGGGCACAGATGGAGTCCGCTGCGTTCGAACTAGGCCGGGTGGCGGCGGAGCTGAGCGCGGCGCGTAGAGCTGCTGCGGAGCGGCTCGGAGAAGCTATGGCTACGGTGTTACCTGAACTCGGTCTCAGTGGCGCCGCCTTTGTTGTAGGACTGTCGTCGCATGAGTCCGTTTCAGCCGGCGGGGCGGAGAGCGTCGAGTTTCGGGTCGCGCCCAATGAGGGATTCGATCCGATGCCATTATCCCGGATCGCGAGCGGTGGTGAGCTCTCACGTATCATGCTCGCGCTCAAGTCGATTCTTGCGACGGTCGACCGCGTGCCGGTGTTGATCTTCGATGAGATCGACTCCGGTGTGGGCGGTGTCGTAGCTACCTCTGTTGCGGCGAAGCTCGCCGAGGTGGCGGGCCGGCATCAGGTTTTCGTCGTGACCCACCTTCCGCAGGTAGCCTCACGGGCGCACTCACATTTGCTCGTAGAAAAGGAGGCGGGCCAAGGTGTCACCACTACGATGGTGCGCACTCTGTGCGGTGACGACCGGGTCGAGGAGGTAGCTCGGATGTTGGGCGGGGATCCGGAATCCAGAGCGTCACGAGATCACGCTCGGGAGCTACTCGAGGCTGCCGGCCACGGAGCGGCCTGA